A genome region from Phoenix dactylifera cultivar Barhee BC4 unplaced genomic scaffold, palm_55x_up_171113_PBpolish2nd_filt_p 002846F, whole genome shotgun sequence includes the following:
- the LOC120109807 gene encoding protein AGENET DOMAIN (AGD)-CONTAINING P1-like — MEAGASSSRRQRQRPHGAFKEELSMEAGAGSRLRQRRGPYGAFKEVAEPLFSVGAQVEVSRESKNYGAAWLAATIVSMISKSIFLVDCKTPRAVTDRELSTEIVDAQHIRPPPPLALDDEDFRLHDVVEVLYHGGWSLGVVTQISNGSKYIVKLKHHEEEMEFNCFEMRSCQVWEDGQWISYSSQSMKQYSQEELKTRKRGRPAKKSIESEQAEDLPEQVAEEEHGKKEIEQSIKSS, encoded by the exons ATGGAGGCAGGGGCGAGTTCCAGTCGGCGGCAGCGGCAGAGGCCTCACGGAGCCTTCAAG GAGGAGCTATCGATGGAGGCAGGGGCGGGTTCCAGGCTGCGGCAGCGGCGGGGGCCTTACGGAGCCTTCAAG GAAGTGGCTGAGCCACTGTTCAGTGTGGGAGCACAGGTCGAGGTCAGCCGGGAAAGCAAGAACTATGGAGCTGCTTGGCTTGCAGCTACTATTGTTAGTATGATCAGCAAGTCCATATTTTTGGTGGATTGCAAGACCCCGAGAGCTGTCACTGACAGAGAGTTGTCGACGGAGATTGTTGATGCTCAACACATTAGGCCTCCACCTCCCCTTGCATTAGACGATGAGGATTTCAGGTTACATGATGTTGTTGAGGTGCTTTACCATGGCGGGTGGTCGCTAGGAGTTGTTACTCAGATTTCTAATGGGTCAAAGTACATTGTCAAGTTGAAGCATCATGAAGAGGAGATGGAGTTTAATTGTTTCGAAATGAGATCCTGCCAGGTATGGGAGGATGGGCAGTGGATCAGCTATTCCTCCCAG AGCATGAAACAATATTCACAGGAGGAGTTAAAGACAAGGAAGAGAGGCAGGCCTGCAAAGAAAA GCATAGAATCGGAACAAGCAGAAGATTTGCCTGAGCAAGTTGCTGAAGAAGAACATGGGaagaaagaaattgagcaaTCAATCAAG TCATCATGA